One Streptomyces umbrinus genomic window, AGTCCGTGGCGGACAGGGTGGTCTCAGTCACCGGAGTAGCGCTGCTCTTCCCAGGGGTTGCCGCGGTGGTGGTAGCCGTTCTGTTCCCAGAAGCCCGGCTCGTCGTGGTCGAGAAACCGGAGGCCCGCGATCCACTTGACGCTCTTCCAGAAGTACAGATGCGGCACGATCAGCCGCGCCGGGCCACCGTGCTCGGCGGGCAGCGGCCCGTCCCCGTACTCCCACACGATCCAGGCGCGCCCGCCGGTGAGGTCCGCGAGGGGAAGGTTCGCGGTGTAACCGGTGTGCGAGAACGCGACGACGTGCGTGGCCTCCGGTGCCGGACGGACCGTGTCGAGGAACGCGTCGAGCGACACGCCCCCGAAGCGCACCCCGAACTTCGACCAGCTCGTCACGCAGTGGATGTCGCCCTCGTACGCGGACGGCGGCAGCGCGTGCGCCTCGTCCCAGGTCCAGGTGCGCGGTTCGGCGACCAGGCCGTCGACGGTGAACGTCCACTCCTCGGGCGCCAGGTCCGGCGTGACCTCCGCGGACAGGACGGGCCAGTCGTCGCCCGCGTCGTACTGGCCGGGCGGCAGCCCGTCGTTGCGGACGCGCGGGCGCCCGGTGAAGCCTCGGGTGACGTTCATGCGGGAGGTGCCTCCAGGCCTGCCGGACGGCGGCCCTTGATCGTTGCGTACGCCCTCCACGGTACCGGGCCCGCCGGGAAGCCCCGCCCCGGATCGTTGCGGCCGCATGAACAGTCCGGCGGCCCGGGAATAGCAACCCCGCGATCCACCTTGCCGCTAGTGCCCACCCCGGTTGATACCCACCCCGGTGCGAAGGAGAGTGACGGAGCAATGCCCAAGGCGTACGTCTTCACCCAGTACGGCGGCCCTGAGACCGAAGCCCTCGTCGACCAGGACCGTCCGAGCCCCGGACCCGGCGAGTTGCTGGTCGCCGTACGGGCGGCGGGCGTGAACCCCGTCGATTCCAAGCAGCGCACC contains:
- a CDS encoding sulfite oxidase-like oxidoreductase; translation: MNVTRGFTGRPRVRNDGLPPGQYDAGDDWPVLSAEVTPDLAPEEWTFTVDGLVAEPRTWTWDEAHALPPSAYEGDIHCVTSWSKFGVRFGGVSLDAFLDTVRPAPEATHVVAFSHTGYTANLPLADLTGGRAWIVWEYGDGPLPAEHGGPARLIVPHLYFWKSVKWIAGLRFLDHDEPGFWEQNGYHHRGNPWEEQRYSGD